A genomic region of Candidatus Pseudomonas phytovorans contains the following coding sequences:
- a CDS encoding HlyD family type I secretion periplasmic adaptor subunit, whose translation MSNHELPASYLDGQDDQAVFRAGRIITICALMLAAFLAWAAWFEVTEVSTGTGKVIPSSREQVIQSFEGGIVAQMSVAEGDLVERGQVLAQLDPTKTASSVGESDAKYRAAKASQARLQAEVTGKPLVFPDSLRDSPDLIDAETALYQTRRRGLEQTLAGIQDSLQLVRSELKITENLAKMGASSRVEVIRLNRQRSELELKANEARSDYLVRAREELAKASAEADSLSEVVRGRSDSLTRLTLRSPVRGIVKDIEVNTLGGVVQPGGQVMKIVPMDERLLIETRIAPRDIAFIHPDQAAKVKISAYDYSVYGGLEGKVVGISPDTLQDEVKPEIYYYRVFIRTEQDSLQNKAGKHFAIVPGMIATVDIRTGEKTILDYLIKPLNRAKEALRER comes from the coding sequence ATGAGCAACCATGAACTCCCGGCCTCTTACCTGGATGGGCAGGACGACCAGGCGGTGTTCCGCGCCGGCCGCATCATCACTATTTGTGCGCTGATGCTGGCGGCGTTCCTGGCATGGGCGGCCTGGTTCGAGGTGACCGAAGTGTCCACCGGCACCGGCAAGGTGATCCCCAGTTCGCGCGAACAGGTCATCCAGTCGTTCGAGGGGGGCATCGTCGCGCAGATGAGCGTGGCCGAAGGCGACCTGGTCGAACGCGGCCAGGTGCTGGCCCAGCTCGACCCGACCAAGACTGCCTCCAGTGTCGGCGAGAGCGACGCCAAGTACCGCGCTGCCAAGGCCAGCCAGGCCCGCTTGCAGGCAGAGGTGACCGGCAAGCCGCTGGTCTTCCCGGACAGCCTGCGCGACTCACCCGACCTGATTGACGCCGAAACCGCCTTGTACCAGACCCGCCGTCGCGGCCTGGAGCAGACCCTGGCGGGTATTCAGGACTCGCTGCAACTGGTGCGCAGCGAGCTGAAGATTACCGAGAACCTGGCCAAGATGGGCGCCTCCAGCCGGGTCGAAGTGATCCGCCTGAACCGCCAGCGTTCGGAGCTGGAGCTCAAGGCCAACGAAGCCCGCTCCGATTACCTGGTGCGTGCCCGGGAAGAACTGGCCAAGGCCAGCGCTGAAGCCGACAGCCTGTCGGAAGTGGTGCGCGGGCGCAGCGATTCGCTTACCCGCCTGACCCTGCGCTCGCCGGTGCGTGGCATCGTCAAAGACATCGAGGTCAATACCCTGGGCGGCGTGGTGCAGCCTGGTGGCCAAGTGATGAAGATCGTGCCGATGGACGAACGCCTGCTGATCGAAACCCGCATCGCCCCACGGGACATCGCCTTCATCCACCCGGACCAGGCTGCCAAGGTCAAGATCAGTGCCTACGACTACTCGGTGTATGGCGGGTTGGAGGGCAAGGTGGTGGGGATTTCGCCGGATACGCTGCAAGATGAAGTGAAACCGGAAATCTACTACTACCGGGTGTTCATCCGTACCGAACAGGACAGTTTGCAGAACAAGGCCGGCAAGCATTTTGCGATCGTGCCGGGGATGATTGCCACGGTGGATATCCGCACCGGGGAGAAGACCATCCTCGATTACCTGATCAAGCCGCTGAACCGGGCCAAGGAGGCCCTGCGCGAACGCTGA
- a CDS encoding chemotaxis protein → MATQNARADSLSLLLFTLRSGKLMAINLLKVSEIIPCPPLTKLPESHPNVKGVATLRGHSLSVIDLSRAIGEQPLADPRGGCLIVTEISRSRQGLHVQAVSRIVHCLSTDIKPPPFASGNRSFITGVTRVDNTLVQVLDIEKVIHSIAPPLAEPPHGALSEEDASLLAAANILVVDDSQVALQQSVHTLRNLGIECHTARSAKDAINVLLELQGTAQAINIIVSDIEMSEMDGYAFTRTLRETPDFQHLYVLLHTSLDSAMSSEKATQAGANAILTKFSSPELTDCLVVAARTVVFAEH, encoded by the coding sequence ATGGCCACGCAAAATGCCCGCGCGGACTCGCTGTCCCTGCTGCTGTTCACCCTGCGCAGCGGCAAGTTGATGGCAATCAACCTGCTCAAGGTCAGCGAAATCATCCCCTGCCCGCCGCTGACCAAGCTGCCGGAATCGCACCCCAACGTGAAAGGCGTGGCGACCCTGCGCGGCCATTCGCTGTCGGTCATCGACCTGTCCCGCGCCATTGGCGAGCAGCCACTGGCCGACCCACGGGGCGGTTGCCTGATCGTCACCGAGATCAGCCGCTCGCGCCAGGGTCTGCATGTGCAGGCGGTCAGTCGCATCGTGCATTGCCTGAGCACCGACATCAAACCGCCACCCTTTGCGTCGGGCAACCGCTCGTTCATCACCGGCGTGACCCGGGTCGACAACACGCTGGTGCAGGTTTTGGACATCGAAAAAGTCATCCATTCCATCGCCCCACCGCTGGCCGAGCCGCCGCACGGTGCCTTGAGCGAAGAAGACGCCAGCCTGCTCGCTGCCGCCAATATCCTGGTGGTGGACGATAGCCAGGTGGCCTTGCAGCAGTCGGTGCACACCTTGCGCAATCTGGGTATCGAGTGCCATACCGCGCGCAGCGCCAAAGATGCCATCAACGTGTTGCTGGAGCTGCAAGGCACCGCGCAGGCGATCAACATCATCGTTTCCGACATCGAAATGAGCGAGATGGACGGCTACGCCTTCACCCGCACCTTGCGCGAAACCCCCGATTTCCAGCACCTGTACGTGCTGCTGCACACCTCGCTGGACAGCGCCATGAGCAGCGAGAAGGCAACCCAGGCCGGGGCCAATGCCATCCTCACCAAGTTCTCCTCGCCAGAGCTGACCGATTGTCTGGTGGTGGCCGCACGCACCGTGGTGTTTGCCGAGCACTGA
- a CDS encoding YkgJ family cysteine cluster protein, with amino-acid sequence MTDSLRFGCTGCGKCCTGHHVPLTLDEARRWADGAGQVIVLIEAFVTDGPGMPAEQREHVLRRSHPVRCGDGEARVSVTFAAFNPGRCRNLDDNDLCTIYDQRPLVCRIYPVEINPHIPLRPDSKDCPPEAWQQGPELIVGTQLADAGLEALVQASRQADRDDIAAKVAVCQALGMTTSALKGNGFTAYLPDMGAFATALAQVQGDDGGQWTLHVENEALVASLQGHGLRTTNETPLYYAFIGF; translated from the coding sequence GTGACCGACAGCCTGCGATTCGGCTGTACCGGCTGCGGCAAGTGCTGCACCGGGCACCATGTGCCCCTGACCCTGGACGAAGCTCGCCGCTGGGCCGATGGCGCGGGCCAGGTGATCGTACTGATCGAAGCCTTTGTGACCGATGGCCCTGGCATGCCGGCTGAGCAGCGCGAGCATGTGCTGCGCCGCTCGCATCCAGTGCGCTGCGGCGACGGCGAGGCTCGAGTGTCGGTGACCTTTGCCGCGTTCAACCCCGGGCGCTGCCGCAACCTCGACGACAATGACCTGTGCACCATCTACGACCAGCGCCCGCTGGTGTGCCGCATCTACCCGGTGGAAATCAACCCGCATATTCCGCTGCGGCCGGACAGTAAAGACTGCCCGCCTGAAGCCTGGCAGCAGGGGCCGGAGCTGATTGTCGGCACGCAATTGGCCGATGCCGGGCTGGAGGCGCTGGTACAGGCCTCGCGTCAGGCTGACCGCGATGACATTGCTGCCAAGGTGGCGGTGTGTCAGGCGCTGGGCATGACAACCAGTGCGCTCAAGGGCAACGGGTTTACTGCTTACTTGCCGGATATGGGCGCGTTTGCCACGGCGCTAGCGCAGGTGCAGGGGGATGACGGGGGGCAATGGACCTTGCATGTGGAAAATGAGGCGCTGGTGGCGAGCTTGCAGGGGCATGGATTGCGCACTACCAACGAGACCCCGCTGTACTACGCCTTTATCGGGTTTTAG